Part of the Desulfolutivibrio sulfoxidireducens genome is shown below.
GGCCTTCGGCCGTAGCGAACGCATCAAACGCCTGGCCGTGGCCACGGCCGAACAGCTTAAGCTGAAAAACATCTGGCGGCTGGAACTGGCGGCCATGCTCTCGCAGATCGGGTGCGTGTCCATTCCCGAGGAGATCCTGTCCAAAAAGTACTCCGGCCAGAAACTCGGCCCGGAAGAGGAGCAGATTTACGGCATGCACGCCTCCATTGCGGTGAAGCTTTTGGAAAACATCCCGCGCATGGAGGAGATAACCGCCGTCATCGCCCACCAGGCGGACACCTACGCCTCGGCCGATGACCTGCCTGTCGGGGCGCGCATCCTCAAGGTGTGCCTGGATTTCGACGATCTCGAACAACAGGGGCTGTCCAGAGAACAGGCCATCTCGACCTTGCGCGACCAGCAGCAACGCTACGACCCCAATATCCTTCTTGCGTTCGAGAAGGCGCTTTTTTCCGAGATGGGCTTCGTGCCGCGCCGGGTGGCCTTGCGCGAGCTTCTGCCCGGCATGATCCTGGCCGCCGACGTCAAGACCCGGGCCGACATCCTGCTTCTGGCCAAGGGCCAGGAACTCTCGGAGCTGGTTCTCGAACGCCTGATCCGGCTTTCCGGGTCCTACGGGGTGCGCGAACCCATCGCGGTCCTGACCCCCATTCATTAACCCCATGGCGACATGGGACACGGACCTTGGGAAAACGCCCACAGGGTCCTCCCATGCGCCGGGAACGAGGAGTACCCATGCGCGTCAACTCGGAAAAAATCGGCAATTGCGTGCTGGTGGAGGTGGCTGCGGCCGAGGTGGA
Proteins encoded:
- a CDS encoding HD domain-containing phosphohydrolase, yielding MSEKLLFVDDEANILDTFRRGLRKRFTVETALGAQEGLRVLQSCGPFAVVVSDLKMPKMDGIQFLSQVRELSPTTVRIMLTGHAALEAAIAAVNEGHVFRFLTKPCDIGTLIKTLEAALDQYRLITAEKELLRGTLRGSIKVLVEILSLVNPEAFGRSERIKRLAVATAEQLKLKNIWRLELAAMLSQIGCVSIPEEILSKKYSGQKLGPEEEQIYGMHASIAVKLLENIPRMEEITAVIAHQADTYASADDLPVGARILKVCLDFDDLEQQGLSREQAISTLRDQQQRYDPNILLAFEKALFSEMGFVPRRVALRELLPGMILAADVKTRADILLLAKGQELSELVLERLIRLSGSYGVREPIAVLTPIH